From the genome of Rhineura floridana isolate rRhiFlo1 chromosome 7, rRhiFlo1.hap2, whole genome shotgun sequence, one region includes:
- the MRPS22 gene encoding small ribosomal subunit protein mS22 isoform X1, which yields MAALGVSACLLGGRSTAASLILRCPHGRRSAWGWRGLCHGPEQVHGMHKAVLQYHKEKKSGIPKPCFMDEKVQNLLCQMTGLNLQKVFKPIKQELKPPTYKLMTELQLEEATQAAVEKAKERLKMPPVLSEREPINDVLAEDKILDGIEPYKYVFTDITYSTPHRERFIVVRETNGTLRKATWEERDRMIQIYFPREGRKIIPPPVFKDENLKTVFLQDRHEDLLNHCLVQFEPDSSDYIRVHHQTYDDIDKQGKYDVLRSTRHFGGMVWYLVNRKMIDGLLIDMIQRDLLEDAVSLVTLYHILHPDCQSAREAQDQDIQGLDLIKTFMKTETKRAGYIELALQAYQATLPRSAAS from the exons ATGGCTGCGCTTGGAGTATCGGCGTGCCTCCTGGGCGGGAGGAGCACTGCGGCTTCTCTGATTTTGAGGTGTCCGCATGGACGCAGAAGCGCATGGGGATGGCGGGGGCTTTGCCACGGCCCGGAGCAGG tccatggtatgcacaaagctgtccttCAGTACCACA AGGAGAAGAAATCTGGCATTCCAAAGCCTTGCTTTATGGATGAAAAAGTTCAGAACTTGCTCTGCCAGATGACAGGACTGAATTTGCAGAAGGTTTTTAAACCGATAAAACAGGAACTTAAACCACCAACGTACAAGCTTATGACAGAATTGCAGCTGGAGGAG gctACGCAAGCTGCTGTTGAGAAGGCTAAAGAGAGGCTCAAAATGCCTCCTGTATTGAGTGAGCGGGAACCAATCAATGATGTGTTAGCAGAAGACAAGATTCTGGATGGGATTGAACCTTATAAATATGTATTTACTGACATAACATACAGTACCCCACACCGT GAGCGCTTCATTGTTGTTCGAGAAACAAATGGAACATTGCGCAAGGCCACTTGGGAGGAACGGGACAGAATGATACAAATCTACTTCCCAAGAGAAGGGCGTAAAATTATTCCTCCTCCTGTATTTAAAGATGAAAACCTTAAG ACTGTGTTTCTTCAGGACCGCCATGAAGATCTCCTTAATCACTGCCTTGTACAGTTCGAGCCAGATTCATCAGACTATATCAGA GTTCATCACCAGACATACGATGATATTGATAAACAAGGAAAATATGATGTGTTGCGTTCAACAAGACACTTTGGAGGGATGGTGTGGTACCTTGTAAATAGAAAGATGATAGATGGATTGCTTATAGACATGATTCAAAGAGATTT GCTCGAGGATGCTGTAAGTTTAGTCACCCTGTATCACATTCTCCATCCTGATTGCCAATCAGCAAGAGAAGCACAGGACCAAGATATTCAAGGACTAGATTTAATTAAG ACTTTTatgaagacagaaacaaagagAGCTGGATACATTGAACTTGCACTTCAGGCTTATCAAGCAACTTTGCCTAGGTCTGCAGCTTCGTAA
- the MRPS22 gene encoding small ribosomal subunit protein mS22 isoform X2, which produces MAALGVSACLLGGRSTAASLILRCPHGRRSAWGWRGLCHGPEQEEKKSGIPKPCFMDEKVQNLLCQMTGLNLQKVFKPIKQELKPPTYKLMTELQLEEATQAAVEKAKERLKMPPVLSEREPINDVLAEDKILDGIEPYKYVFTDITYSTPHRERFIVVRETNGTLRKATWEERDRMIQIYFPREGRKIIPPPVFKDENLKTVFLQDRHEDLLNHCLVQFEPDSSDYIRVHHQTYDDIDKQGKYDVLRSTRHFGGMVWYLVNRKMIDGLLIDMIQRDLLEDAVSLVTLYHILHPDCQSAREAQDQDIQGLDLIKTFMKTETKRAGYIELALQAYQATLPRSAAS; this is translated from the exons ATGGCTGCGCTTGGAGTATCGGCGTGCCTCCTGGGCGGGAGGAGCACTGCGGCTTCTCTGATTTTGAGGTGTCCGCATGGACGCAGAAGCGCATGGGGATGGCGGGGGCTTTGCCACGGCCCGGAGCAGG AGGAGAAGAAATCTGGCATTCCAAAGCCTTGCTTTATGGATGAAAAAGTTCAGAACTTGCTCTGCCAGATGACAGGACTGAATTTGCAGAAGGTTTTTAAACCGATAAAACAGGAACTTAAACCACCAACGTACAAGCTTATGACAGAATTGCAGCTGGAGGAG gctACGCAAGCTGCTGTTGAGAAGGCTAAAGAGAGGCTCAAAATGCCTCCTGTATTGAGTGAGCGGGAACCAATCAATGATGTGTTAGCAGAAGACAAGATTCTGGATGGGATTGAACCTTATAAATATGTATTTACTGACATAACATACAGTACCCCACACCGT GAGCGCTTCATTGTTGTTCGAGAAACAAATGGAACATTGCGCAAGGCCACTTGGGAGGAACGGGACAGAATGATACAAATCTACTTCCCAAGAGAAGGGCGTAAAATTATTCCTCCTCCTGTATTTAAAGATGAAAACCTTAAG ACTGTGTTTCTTCAGGACCGCCATGAAGATCTCCTTAATCACTGCCTTGTACAGTTCGAGCCAGATTCATCAGACTATATCAGA GTTCATCACCAGACATACGATGATATTGATAAACAAGGAAAATATGATGTGTTGCGTTCAACAAGACACTTTGGAGGGATGGTGTGGTACCTTGTAAATAGAAAGATGATAGATGGATTGCTTATAGACATGATTCAAAGAGATTT GCTCGAGGATGCTGTAAGTTTAGTCACCCTGTATCACATTCTCCATCCTGATTGCCAATCAGCAAGAGAAGCACAGGACCAAGATATTCAAGGACTAGATTTAATTAAG ACTTTTatgaagacagaaacaaagagAGCTGGATACATTGAACTTGCACTTCAGGCTTATCAAGCAACTTTGCCTAGGTCTGCAGCTTCGTAA